The Citrifermentans bemidjiense Bem genome window below encodes:
- a CDS encoding DUF2314 domain-containing protein produces MKRVLLLVVGIAMFMGTGCSRSADKEADNFKQVQTEDQAMSAAITKAKESSADFVRAFHEQQPGTKDFYVKKPYPTPSKNNEHMWIEVAAERNGVISGVIANIAEETSEVKLGDAVTVKVDEISDWRYLNGNKLVGGYTIRYFVDKMSPQEKAEFLKKAGFKI; encoded by the coding sequence TGAAAAGAGTGCTGCTGCTAGTTGTCGGAATTGCCATGTTCATGGGAACAGGATGTAGTCGCAGCGCTGATAAAGAAGCTGACAACTTCAAACAGGTGCAGACGGAAGATCAAGCCATGAGTGCGGCAATTACCAAGGCCAAGGAATCCTCCGCAGATTTCGTCCGCGCGTTCCATGAGCAGCAACCGGGCACGAAAGACTTTTATGTCAAGAAACCTTATCCGACCCCTTCCAAGAACAACGAACACATGTGGATTGAAGTAGCAGCGGAGAGAAATGGCGTTATCTCAGGTGTGATTGCCAATATTGCAGAGGAAACCAGTGAGGTAAAACTAGGCGATGCGGTGACAGTAAAGGTCGATGAGATTAGCGACTGGAGATACCTGAATGGAAACAAGCTCGTCGGGGGTTACACGATCCGCTATTTCGTGGATAAGATGTCGCCGCAGGAAAAGGCGGAGT